A genome region from Sphaeramia orbicularis chromosome 19, fSphaOr1.1, whole genome shotgun sequence includes the following:
- the tex47 gene encoding testis-expressed protein 47 isoform X1, with product MEENSLQKNQLLADEDRTLENYGTSLFHQLMASKKKTKAEDVKILLQRLIVITRLPRDLVDRTELGAHYEKLNFQLSRKYIWDNMTGLLLIYPSCLLHVIESSRELIVSVLRDLNDLQQQSDCPMVEASKILFMAHDPPNRLFQQWSYKVLNEVKDDHGLKAKQPEEEEEEPTESLVYTVLSGLKNLSEHMEVSKKALPESVLDESPEPIISQDILAKLLIQEELQTLQQYLKLYDSPLHISMDFGQMKRSSCLTSV from the exons ATGGAGGAAAACAGTTTACAGAAAAATCAGCTCTTGGCAGATGAAGACAGGACGTTGGAAAATTATGGAACTAGTTTATTTCACCAGCTTATGGCAtcgaagaagaagacaaaagcAGAAGATGTG AAGATCCTGCTCCAGCGGCTGATAGTGATCACTCGGCTCCCCCGTGATCTCGTTGACAGGACAGAGCTGGGAG CTCATTATGAAAAACTAAACTTTCAGCTGAGCAGGAAGTATATATGGGACAACATGACAGGCCTGCTTTTAATTTACCCATCCTGCCTGCTTCATGTCATTGAG TCGTCCAGGGAGCTTATTGTTTCTGTTTTGAGAGACCTTAATGACTTGCAACAACAGTCAGACTG TCCAATGGTGGAGGCTTCTAAGATTCTGTTTATGGCACATGATCCTCCCAACAGGCTGTTTCAACAGTGGAGTTACAAG gtgCTGAATGAAGTTAAAGATGATCATGGGTTGAAGGCCAAGCaacctgaggaagaggaggaggagcccacAGAGTCTCTAGTTTACACTGTCCTGTCAGGTCTGAAGAATCTGAGTGAGCATATGGAAGTATCAAAGAAG GCTCTTCCTGAGTCAGTGCTGGATGAAAGTCCAGAGCCAATCATCTCTCAGGACATTCTGGCCAAGCTGCTGATTCAAGAAGAGCTCCAGACACTGCAGCAATATCTGAAATTATACGACTCACCTTTACACATCAGCATGGACTTTG GGCAAATGAAACGAAGTAGCTGCCTCACCTCTGTCTAG
- the tex47 gene encoding testis-expressed protein 47 isoform X3 — protein sequence MKTGRWKIMELVYFTSLWHRRRRQKQKMWFKILLQRLIVITRLPRDLVDRTELGAHYEKLNFQLSRKYIWDNMTGLLLIYPSCLLHVIESSRELIVSVLRDLNDLQQQSDCPMVEASKILFMAHDPPNRLFQQWSYKVLNEVKDDHGLKAKQPEEEEEEPTESLVYTVLSGLKNLSEHMEVSKKALPESVLDESPEPIISQDILAKLLIQEELQTLQQYLKLYDSPLHISMDFGQMKRSSCLTSV from the exons ATGAAGACAGGACGTTGGAAAATTATGGAACTAGTTTATTTCACCAGCTTATGGCAtcgaagaagaagacaaaagcAGAAGATGTGGTTT AAGATCCTGCTCCAGCGGCTGATAGTGATCACTCGGCTCCCCCGTGATCTCGTTGACAGGACAGAGCTGGGAG CTCATTATGAAAAACTAAACTTTCAGCTGAGCAGGAAGTATATATGGGACAACATGACAGGCCTGCTTTTAATTTACCCATCCTGCCTGCTTCATGTCATTGAG TCGTCCAGGGAGCTTATTGTTTCTGTTTTGAGAGACCTTAATGACTTGCAACAACAGTCAGACTG TCCAATGGTGGAGGCTTCTAAGATTCTGTTTATGGCACATGATCCTCCCAACAGGCTGTTTCAACAGTGGAGTTACAAG gtgCTGAATGAAGTTAAAGATGATCATGGGTTGAAGGCCAAGCaacctgaggaagaggaggaggagcccacAGAGTCTCTAGTTTACACTGTCCTGTCAGGTCTGAAGAATCTGAGTGAGCATATGGAAGTATCAAAGAAG GCTCTTCCTGAGTCAGTGCTGGATGAAAGTCCAGAGCCAATCATCTCTCAGGACATTCTGGCCAAGCTGCTGATTCAAGAAGAGCTCCAGACACTGCAGCAATATCTGAAATTATACGACTCACCTTTACACATCAGCATGGACTTTG GGCAAATGAAACGAAGTAGCTGCCTCACCTCTGTCTAG